The following nucleotide sequence is from Pseudarthrobacter psychrotolerans.
CGTACTTGGTCTTCAGACGAGGAACGATCTTCGTTGCCGGAGTCTCGAGAGTCTCAGTCATTAGATGTCCTTCCCGGAGCTCTTAGCCACGCGGACACGCACGTCGCGCTTCACGCCATCGCGCTCAACGGTCTCGGTGCGGAAACCGACGCGGGTGGGCTTCTTGGTGGACGGGTCAACCAGAGCCACGTTGGAGATGTGGACCGAAGCTTCTACGACCTCGATGCCACCAGTCTTGGTGCCGCGCTGCGACTGACCGGCCTTGGTGTGCTTGGTTACGCGGTTAATGCCTTCAACCAACACGCGGTTGGTCTCGGGGAATACGCGCAGAACCTTGCCCTGCTTACCCTTGTCGCCGCCGCGCTCAGCCTTGGCGCCAGTGATGACCTGAACGAGGTCACCCTTTTTGATCTTAGCCATGGACTAGAGCACCTCCGGAGCCAGAGAAACGATCTTCATGAACTTCTTGTCACGAAGTTCACGACCAACCGGTCCGAAGATGCGGGTACCGCGGGGGTCACCGTCAGCCTTCAGGATCACAGCTGCGTTCTCGTCAAACTTGATGTAGGAACCATCCGCACGGCGGCGTTCCTTCTTGGTACGGACGATGACTGCCTTAACAACATCGCCCTTCTTTACGTTGCCGCCCGGAATTGCGTCCTTGACGGTAGCGACGATGACGTCGCCAATGCCTGCGTAGCGACGGCCAGATCCACCGAGAACGCGAATGGTAAGGATTTCCTTAGCACCCGTGTTGTCGGCGACCTTGAGTCGCGACTCCTGCTGAATCACTATTTACTCCTTGCGTCGCGCCGGTTCTCAGACCGAAAATCTTCCTACGGAATGAGCCTTGCGGAACGGTTGATCGGGGTGTCTCTTGACCTGCCTGGATTTTGCCAGACCAGGCCTAAACTCCCGTGCCAAAAACATTTGCTTCCCAGGCGCATCCGGACAGGTCCGAAGCACGAGGGGGCACTATGCCGTGGCACGATTGTTTACGAGGTTGATGACGGCGCACAGAGGGCGCCATACAAACTCAATATCCTAGCACAGTTGGGGCCATCTCCCATATCACACAGCAGGTGCCGTGCACAGCGGACGACGGCGTCACGCCCGGCACGCTTTCGGCCCGCCGGTGGTGCCGCTCCCCCGGAAACCCGGCCTCCCGCCGTCGGACGCTCTCTCACTTAATGTGGGCTTTTTACCGACCCTCTCTCACCTAATGTGGGTTCTTGACCGACGCTCTCTCACTCTCTGAATATTGGCCTTCAGGGGGTCCAGAGGTAGTGCGGGTGAGCGCCGTGGTCGGAATCCCGATTGGCGTGGGTGAGCGCCAGTGTCGGTGTGGGTGAGCGCCATCTGTAAGGCTCCTTCCACCACGTGAGGGCCACGTGGTGGAAGGATTACCGGCAATGGTACGGAAGATCAAGGCGAAACTGGTTTTGCAGTTTCGCAATCAAGGCCTATCGGGCAGGGCTATCTCGTCTGCTCAGGGCATGTCTCGGCACAGCGTTCAGGCGGTGATCGAGGCTGCTGATCGGGCAGGGCTCGGCTGGGATGACGTTGCTGATTTGTCTGATGGTGAGGTTTATCTGGCGCTATTTCCCGGCCGCGGGGTGCGCGAGAGCGTGTTTATGCAGCCGGACTGGGGCCAGGTGCACGGGGAGCTGGCCCGGGTTGGGGTGACGTTGAAGCTGCTGCACCAGGAGTATGTCGACGGATCCGATCGGGCGGTGCAAGCGGCGATGAGTTATGACCGGTTCTGCAGGCTTTATGGCGATCACGCGATGGTCACTGGCGCCTCGTCCCGGGTCGGCCACAAGGCCGGCCGCAGCATCGAGGTCGACTGGTCTGGGCCGACGATGCAGCTGGTCGATCCGGCAACGGGAGAGGTCTCGAAGGTGTATTTATTCGTCGCGTGTCTGCCGTTCAGCAGGTATGCGTTCGTGGAGGCGTGCCTGGATATGCGGCAGGATTCGTGGCTGCGCGCGCATGCGGAGATGTTCGCGTTCTTCGGCGGCACGGTCCCGCGGCTCGTGCCCGACAATCTCAAGACCGGGGTGATCTCTCATCCGCGCGAGGGCGAGGTCGTGCTCAACGACGCGTATCGGGAGATGGCGGCGCATTATTCAGCGGCGGTACTACCGGGCCGAGTGAGGCACCCGAAGGACAAGGCGAGCGTGGAAAACACTGTCTCGCACGTCGCGACCTGGGTGATCGCCGGGTTGAGGAAAGAGGTGTTCACGAGCCTGGCGCAGTTGCGGAGACGGATTCGGGAGCAGATCGATGCCTATAACAGGCAGCCGTTCCAGAAGCGGGAGGGCTCCCGGCTGAGCGTGTTCACCGCCGAGGAGAAGCCGGTGTTGCAACCGCTGCCGGCGGTGGCGTTCGAGATCAGCACCTGGACCTATGGGCGCAAAGTTGGGCGCAACGGCCACGTGGTCTGGGCGAAGAACTTTTACTCCGTGCCGTTCGCCCACATCGGCTCGAATGTTGATCTTCGTGTCACGGAGACCATGCTGGAGATATATCGCAGCGATGAGCGCCTCACCAGCCACCTGCTGCTGCCAGCGACGACGGCGAACCAGCATCAGACGAACGAGGCGGACCTTCCGGAGGGTCGCAGCTGGCAGGCGTGGGACCGGGCCCGGATCGATGAATGGGCGTTACGGATGGGCCCGGCAACCGTGACGGTGATCAGCAAGATCTTCGAGTCCGTGCCCGTCGAGGAGGCCGGCTACGACCCCGCGCTGGCGGTGCTGCGCCTGTCCCGCCGGTTCTCCCCGGCCCGGGTGGAAGCGGCCAGCCAGCTCGCGCTGCGGGGGCCGATACGATCGCCCCGCTACGCCCACCTGCGGCCGATCCTGGATACCGGGCAGGACAAAACCGGGATCGTCCCTGATGAGCCGGAGGGAGACGATGGCGGATACGTGCGGGGCGGCGCCTACTACGCCGGAGGGGCTCGATGAGCCGCCTGGATGCGGAGACCAAACGCAAGCTGCGCGAGATGAACGCGGGCGAGTTGCTGGAGGCCATCGATACCCAAGACGAGAGGCTGAGTATCAGCTTGCCGTTCGAGGATCGTGTCCGGCTGGTCGTCGATGACGCCTATTCGTCGTTTACGCATTCCAAGGTGACCGGCTTGATCCGGCGGGCAGGACTGCGTTATCCGAACGCGGATTTGCGCCGCATCGATCTTCTCGACGAGCGCGGTCTTGACCGGCAGCTGCTGACCCAGCTGGGCACCTGCTCGTTCGTGGGCAGGCAGCAGAACGTCGTCTTGCAGGGGTTCACCGGGTCGGGGAAGTCGTATCTGGGATGCGCGGTCGCCAAACGCGCCTGCGAGCACCGAATCCGCGCACATTACGTCCGTATGCCAGACCTCGAGGAAGAATGGGTCGCCGCGCAAGACAGGCCCGGCGGTTCCGGTAAATTCCTGCGAAAGTATGCGGCATTCACGCTGCTGGTCATCGACGAGTGGCTCCTGGACCGACCCACGGAACCGATGCGAGGCATGCTGCTGGAACTGATGGAGCGCCGCTACGGCGAGACCTCAACAGTGTTCTGCACCCAGTATTTGCAGAAGGACTGGCACCAGCGGCTCGGCTCCGGCGTCCATGCGGACGCGATCATGGACCGGATCATCCACAACACGATCTGGGTCGAGACCGGCAACTACAACATGCGCGAACACGCAGCACTCGTGAGCGCCTAATCCTGCGCCAGAGAGCGTCAGCGGCGCCAAGCCACGCGACTGCTGGCGCTCTCTGGCACGATCCCCGGCGCTCAACCGCACGAATGGGTGGCGCTCAGGGCCTCAAATACTCAACTCTCCTCAGGAAAGTGAGAGAGCGTTGGTGCTTTTCCTGCATTAAGTGAGAGAGCGTCCTGGGAACGCGGACGACGGCGTCACGCAGGGCACGCCTTTGGCCCACCGCCGGTGCCGCTCCCCCGGAAACCCGGCCCACCGCCGTCGTACGGTCACCAAAGGATGCTCCGCGTGACACCGCCCGCCGGCCGAACCGCAGCCAAACGCAGAAAACCCCCGCTCCCAAAAGGGAACGGGGGTTTCCGGTGCAGAACCTGCAAGCAGGCTGCGGGGTGTTACTTGGCCTTTTCGAGGATCTCGACCAGACGCCACCGCTTGGTAGCGGACAGCGGGCGGGTCTCGGCGAGGAGAACGAGGTCGCCGATGCCGGCGCTGTTCTCTTCGTCGTGAGCCTTGATCTTCGTGTTGCGGCGGATGACTTTGCCGTACAAAGCGTGCTTTACGCGGTCCTCTACCTGGACAACGATGGTCTTTTCCATCTTGTCCGAGACTACGTAGCCACGCTTCGTCTTACGGTCACCGCGTTCGCCAGCCGTAGCTGCTGCGGAAACAGTTTCCGTCACGTTCTCGTCCTTTTCACTCACTTGGCATCCTCCTCGGCCTCAACCGTTTCAGCCGATTCGGCCTTCTTGGTTGCAGCCTTTTTGGACTTCTTCTCTTCCTTGGCTTCCACAACCGGTGCGGCAACCTCGGCACGAATGCCCAGCTCGCGCTCACGGAGAACGGTGTAGATACGTGCGATGTCCTTCTTTACCGCGCGCAGACGACCGTGGTTCTCCAGCTGACCAGTGGCGGACTGGAAACGCAGGTTGAACAGCTCTTCCTTAGCCTTACGGAGTTCTTCAACGAGTCGCTCGTTGTCGAACGTGTCCAGCTGTGCGGATGCAAGTTCCTTGGATCCTACTGACATTTCTATTCACCACCTTCGCGACGCAAAATGCGTGCCTTCAACGGGAGCTTGTGGATTGCAAGGCGGAGTGCCTCGCGAGCTACCGATTCCTCGACGCCGGAGATCTCAAAGAGAACCCGTCCCGGCTTGACGTTTGAGACCCACCATTCCGGTGAACCCTTACCGGAACCCATACGGGTTTCGGCAGGCTTCTTGGTGATCGGACGGTCCGGGTAAATGTTGATCCAGACCTTACCGCCACGCTTGATGTGGCGGGTCATCGCAATACGGGCAGACTCGATCTGACGGTTCGTGACGTATGCCGGGCTCAAGGCCTGGATACCCCACTCACCGAAGGAGACCTTGGTGCCGCCCGTAGCAGCGCCGGAACGACCCGGGTGGTGCTGCTTACGGTGCTTGACTCGACGTGGGATAAGCATTTAAGCCTGTCCTCCTTCTACTGCAGCAGGTGCAGCCTCAACTGCCGGAGCTTCGGCGGCCGGAGCTGCCTCCGCTGCCGGACGGTCGGTACGACGACGACGGTCACCGCGGTCAGCGCCGCCGGCGCCACCCGGGCGGCCCGGACGGTCGCTGGGGCCGCGGCCACGGGACGGAGCAGCAGCTGCCTGCTGAGCCAGTTCCTTGGCGGTGACGTCACCCTTGTAGATCCAGACCTTCACGCCGATGCGACCGAAGGTGGTCTTGGCCTCGTAGAAGCCGTAGTCGATGTTCGCACGCAGGGTGTGCAGGGGCACACGGCCTTCGCGGTAGAACTCCGAGCGGGACATTTCTGCGCCACCCAGTCGACCGGAGCAAGCGATACGGATGCCCTTGGCACCTGCACGCTGAGCGGACTGCATTGCCTTCTTCATCGCACGGCGGAAAGCCACACGGGAAGTCAGCTGCTCAGCAACGCCCTGGGCAACAAGCTGCGCTTCCATCTCGGGGTTCTTGACCTCGAGGATGTTCAGCTGGACCTGCTTGCCCGTCAGCTTCTCAAGCTCGCCGCGGATGCGGTCTGCTTCGGCGCCGCGGCGGCCGATAACGATGCCGGGACGTGCCGTGTGGATATCCACGCGGACACGGTCACGGGTGCGCTCGATCTCAACCTTGGCGATACCGGCGCGCTCCATGCCGACAGACATAAGCTGGCGGATACGGATGTCTTCGCGAACGAAGTCCTTGTACCGCTGTCCGGGCTTGGTGCTGTCAGCGAACCAGTGCGATACGTGATCGGTGGTGATGCCGAGTCGGAACCCGTGCGGGTTAACTTTCTGTCCCACTTAGCGAGCCTCCTCTTTCTCAGGTGTAGCGACTACCACAGTGATGTGGCTGGTGCGCTTCTTGATCTGAAATGCACGACCCTGAGCACGCGGCTGGAACCGCTTCATGGTCGGGCCTTCATCAACGAACATTTCGCTGATGATGAGGTCGCTTTCGTCAAACGAAACACCGTCGCGGTCCGCGAGGGACCGGGCGTTTGCGATTGCCGACTGTACTACCTTGAATACCGGCTCCGAAGCTGCCTGGGGGGCAAACTTCAGAATTGCCAGAGCCTCATTCGCTTGCTTACCACGAACAAGGTTGACGACGCGCCGGGCCTTCATAGGCGTTACGCGGATGTGACGCGCAATTGCCTTGGCTTCCATTGCTTTCCTTCTCTCGTCTTTGACGTAAGTGCAGGCGCCTAGCGGCGCTTGCCCTTACGGTCGTCCTTGACATGGCCGCGGAATGTCCGCGTGGGAGCGAATTCGCCGAGCTTGTGCCCGACCATCGACTCAGTGACAAACACCGGAATGTGCTTGCGTCCGTCGTGTACGGCGATCGTGTGCCCGAGCATGTCGGGGATGATCATCGAACGGCGGGACCAGGTCTTGATGACGTTCTTGGTGCCCTTATCGTTTTCCCTGGCTACCTTTACAAAGAGGTGCTGGTCAACGAAAGGACCTTTTTTCAGGCTGCGTGGCATGTGTCCAGGCTCCTATCGCTTGTTCTTGCCAGTACGACGGCGACGAACAATAAGCTTGTCGCTCTCTTTGTTGGGACGCCGGGTGCGGCCTTCCCGCTTACCGTTCGGGTTGACGGGGTGACGTCCACCGGACGTCTTACCCTCGCCACCACCGTGCGGGTGGTCAACCGGGTTCATCGCGACACCACGGACGGTCGGGCGAACGCCCTTCCAGCGCATGCGGCCGGCCTTACCCCAGTTGATGTTCGACTGCTCGGCGTTGCCGACCTCGCCGACAGTTGCGCGGCAGCGCACGTCAACGTTGCGGATTTCGCCGGAAGGCAGACGCAGCTGGGCGAAACGGCCTTCCTTGGCTACAAGCTGGATCGATGCGCCGGCGGAGCGGCCCATCTTGGCGCCGCCACCCGGACGCAGTTCAACTGCGTGGATTACGGTACCAACCGGGATGTTGAGCAGCGGCAGGTTGTTACCGGGCTTGATGTCAGCACCGGAACCTG
It contains:
- the rpsC gene encoding 30S ribosomal protein S3 gives rise to the protein MGQKVNPHGFRLGITTDHVSHWFADSTKPGQRYKDFVREDIRIRQLMSVGMERAGIAKVEIERTRDRVRVDIHTARPGIVIGRRGAEADRIRGELEKLTGKQVQLNILEVKNPEMEAQLVAQGVAEQLTSRVAFRRAMKKAMQSAQRAGAKGIRIACSGRLGGAEMSRSEFYREGRVPLHTLRANIDYGFYEAKTTFGRIGVKVWIYKGDVTAKELAQQAAAAPSRGRGPSDRPGRPGGAGGADRGDRRRRTDRPAAEAAPAAEAPAVEAAPAAVEGGQA
- the istA gene encoding IS21 family transposase gives rise to the protein MVRKIKAKLVLQFRNQGLSGRAISSAQGMSRHSVQAVIEAADRAGLGWDDVADLSDGEVYLALFPGRGVRESVFMQPDWGQVHGELARVGVTLKLLHQEYVDGSDRAVQAAMSYDRFCRLYGDHAMVTGASSRVGHKAGRSIEVDWSGPTMQLVDPATGEVSKVYLFVACLPFSRYAFVEACLDMRQDSWLRAHAEMFAFFGGTVPRLVPDNLKTGVISHPREGEVVLNDAYREMAAHYSAAVLPGRVRHPKDKASVENTVSHVATWVIAGLRKEVFTSLAQLRRRIREQIDAYNRQPFQKREGSRLSVFTAEEKPVLQPLPAVAFEISTWTYGRKVGRNGHVVWAKNFYSVPFAHIGSNVDLRVTETMLEIYRSDERLTSHLLLPATTANQHQTNEADLPEGRSWQAWDRARIDEWALRMGPATVTVISKIFESVPVEEAGYDPALAVLRLSRRFSPARVEAASQLALRGPIRSPRYAHLRPILDTGQDKTGIVPDEPEGDDGGYVRGGAYYAGGAR
- the rplV gene encoding 50S ribosomal protein L22 — protein: MEAKAIARHIRVTPMKARRVVNLVRGKQANEALAILKFAPQAASEPVFKVVQSAIANARSLADRDGVSFDESDLIISEMFVDEGPTMKRFQPRAQGRAFQIKKRTSHITVVVATPEKEEAR
- the rpsQ gene encoding 30S ribosomal protein S17 codes for the protein MSEKDENVTETVSAAATAGERGDRKTKRGYVVSDKMEKTIVVQVEDRVKHALYGKVIRRNTKIKAHDEENSAGIGDLVLLAETRPLSATKRWRLVEILEKAK
- the rpsS gene encoding 30S ribosomal protein S19; this encodes MPRSLKKGPFVDQHLFVKVARENDKGTKNVIKTWSRRSMIIPDMLGHTIAVHDGRKHIPVFVTESMVGHKLGEFAPTRTFRGHVKDDRKGKRR
- the rplP gene encoding 50S ribosomal protein L16; this translates as MLIPRRVKHRKQHHPGRSGAATGGTKVSFGEWGIQALSPAYVTNRQIESARIAMTRHIKRGGKVWINIYPDRPITKKPAETRMGSGKGSPEWWVSNVKPGRVLFEISGVEESVAREALRLAIHKLPLKARILRREGGE
- the rplX gene encoding 50S ribosomal protein L24, producing MAKIKKGDLVQVITGAKAERGGDKGKQGKVLRVFPETNRVLVEGINRVTKHTKAGQSQRGTKTGGIEVVEASVHISNVALVDPSTKKPTRVGFRTETVERDGVKRDVRVRVAKSSGKDI
- the rplN gene encoding 50S ribosomal protein L14, encoding MIQQESRLKVADNTGAKEILTIRVLGGSGRRYAGIGDVIVATVKDAIPGGNVKKGDVVKAVIVRTKKERRRADGSYIKFDENAAVILKADGDPRGTRIFGPVGRELRDKKFMKIVSLAPEVL
- the rplB gene encoding 50S ribosomal protein L2 translates to MGIRKYKPTTPGRRGSSVADFTEITRSTPEKSLVRPLPKKGGRNNSGKITTRHKGGGHKRQYRLIDFRRHDKDGVNARVAEIEYDPNRTARIALLHYIDGTKRYIVAPNKLSQGDIVEAGSGADIKPGNNLPLLNIPVGTVIHAVELRPGGGAKMGRSAGASIQLVAKEGRFAQLRLPSGEIRNVDVRCRATVGEVGNAEQSNINWGKAGRMRWKGVRPTVRGVAMNPVDHPHGGGEGKTSGGRHPVNPNGKREGRTRRPNKESDKLIVRRRRTGKNKR
- a CDS encoding ATP-binding protein — encoded protein: MSRLDAETKRKLREMNAGELLEAIDTQDERLSISLPFEDRVRLVVDDAYSSFTHSKVTGLIRRAGLRYPNADLRRIDLLDERGLDRQLLTQLGTCSFVGRQQNVVLQGFTGSGKSYLGCAVAKRACEHRIRAHYVRMPDLEEEWVAAQDRPGGSGKFLRKYAAFTLLVIDEWLLDRPTEPMRGMLLELMERRYGETSTVFCTQYLQKDWHQRLGSGVHADAIMDRIIHNTIWVETGNYNMREHAALVSA
- the rpmC gene encoding 50S ribosomal protein L29; translation: MSVGSKELASAQLDTFDNERLVEELRKAKEELFNLRFQSATGQLENHGRLRAVKKDIARIYTVLRERELGIRAEVAAPVVEAKEEKKSKKAATKKAESAETVEAEEDAK